One genomic segment of Odocoileus virginianus isolate 20LAN1187 ecotype Illinois chromosome 17, Ovbor_1.2, whole genome shotgun sequence includes these proteins:
- the GPATCH8 gene encoding G patch domain-containing protein 8 isoform X3 translates to MGMGRMEMELDYAEDATERRRVLEVEKEDTEELRQKYKDYVDKEKAIAKALEDLRANFYCELCDKQYQKHQEFDNHINSYDHAHKQAGTQDYYESEIIADVLKANPSNLGAQITRRLKDLKQREFARNVSSRSRKDEKKQEKALRRLHELAEQRKQAECAPGSGPMFRPTTVAVDEEGGDDEKEESATNSGASTTATCGLGSEFSTDKGGPFTAVQITNTTGLAQAPGPASQGISFGIKNNLGTPLQKLGVSFSFAKKAPVKLESIASVFKDHAEEGTSEDGTKADEKGTDQGLQKVGDSDGSSNLDGKKEDEDPQDGGSLASTLSKLKRMKREEGAGATEPEYYHYIPPAHCKVKPNFPFLLFMRASEQMEGDTSTHPKNALDSKKSSSPKPKVCIKVTASQGAEKTVSEISEQQMETSATEPSEPGSKAETKKPSVGDVSEHSLESQSQSQKDSEIQMRESDPPKETSQPTPAGKESREGPKHPTGPFFPVLSKDESTALQWPSELLIFTKAEPSISYSCNPLYFDFKLSRNKDARAKGMEKPKDIGGSSKDHLQGLDPSELHKSQEEEESVQHSSGGRIDAPASGAACSGLNKQEPGGSHGSETEDTGRSLPSKKERSGKSHRHKKKKKHKKSSKHKRKHRADPEEKSSKAESGEKSKKRKKRKRKKNKSSAPADSERGPKPEPPGSGSPAPPRRRRRAQDDSQRRSLPAEEGSSGKKDEGGGSGSAQDHGGRKHRGEPPTSSCQRRASTKRSSRSSHRSRPSSGDEDSDDASSRRLHQKSPSQYSEEEEEEEEEEEEESGSEHSRSRSRSGRHHSSRHSSRRSYSSSSDASSDQSCYSRQHSYSDDSYSDYSDRSRRHSKRSHDSDDSDYASSKHRSKRHKYSSSDDDYSLSGSQSRSRSRSHTRERSRSRGRSRSSSCSRSRSKRRSRSTTAHSWQRSRSYSRDRSRSTRSPSQRSGSRKGSWGHESPEERRSGRRDFIRSKIYRSQSPHYFRSGRGEGPGEKKKEDSRGDDGKGIGPPSQSSSVGPGRGSEGDCSPEDKNSVTAKLLLEKIQSRKVERKPSVNEEVLATPNKTGLKLKDPPQGYFGPKLPPSLGNKPVLPLIGKLPATRKPNAKKCEESGLERGEEQEQSETEEGPPGNSDAPFGHQFPSEETAGPLSDPPPEEPKSEEAAADHPVAPLGTPVHSDCYPGDPSISHNYLPDPSDGDTLESLDSGSQPGPVESSLLPIASDLEPFPGYAPPSGEPSIESVDGAEDASLAPLESQPITFTPEEMEKYSKLQQAAQQHIQQQLLAKQVKAFPASAALAPATPALQPIHIQQPATASATSITTVQHAILQHHAAAAAAAIGIHPHPHPQPLAQVHHIPQPHLTPISLSHLTHSIIPGHPATFLASHPIHIIPASAIHPGPFTFHPVPHAALYPTLLAPRPAAAAATALHLHPLLHPIFSGQDLQHPPSHGT, encoded by the exons CTGATGTATTGAAAGCAAATCCTTCTAATTTGGGAGCCCAGATCACAAGA AGATTGAAAGATCTCAAGCAGAGAGAGTTTGCTCGAAATGTCTCCTCAAGATCCCGCAAGGATgagaagaaacaggagaaagCCCTACGGCGGCTCCACGAGTTGGCAGAGCAAAGAAAACAAGCTGAATG TGCACCTGGAAGTGGTCCCATGTTCAGACCAACCACAGTGGCTGTAGATGAAGAAGGTGGAGATGATGAGAAAGAAGAATCAGCAACAAACAGTGGCGCAAGTACCACTGCCACTTGTGGCCTGGGATCTGAATTCTCCACAGATAAAGGAGGCCCATTCACTGCAGTACAAATCACTAATACCACTGGGCTGGCACAGGCTCCTGGGCCAGCCTCTCAAGGCATCAGCTTTGGCATTAAGAATAATCTAGGGACCCCACTGCAAAAATTGGGAGTGTCATTTTCCTTTGCCAAGAAGGCTCCTGTCAAACTCGAATCAATAGCATCAGTTTTCAAGGACCACGCAGAGGAAGGGACCTCTGAAGATGGAACAAAAGCTGATGAAAAGGGTACAGACCAGGGACTGCAGAAGGTGGGAGATTCTGATGGTAGCAGTAATCTTGATGGTAAAAAAGAGGATGAAGACCCTCAGGACGGAGGGTCCCTTGCCTCAACATTATCTAAGTTGAAAAGAATGAAGCGAGAAGAAGGAGCTGGGGCTACAGAACCAGAGTATTACCACTACATCCCCCCAGCACACTGCAAAGTAAAAcctaattttccttttctactcTTTATGAGAGCCAGTGAACAAATGGAAGGTGATACTAGTACACACCCAAAGAATGCCCTAGACAGCAAAAAAAGTAGTTCTCCCAAGCCTAAAGTCTGCATCAAGGTGACAGCAAGCCAAGGAGCAGAAAAGACAGTTAGTGAAATCTCCGAACAGCAGATGGAAACCAGTGCGACTGAGCCCTCAGAGCCTGGAAGCAAAGCTGAGACAAAGAAGCCCTCAGTGGGGGATGTAAGTGAGCATAGTTTAGAGAGTCAGAGTCAGAGTCAGAAGGATTCAGAGATCCAAATGCGTGAGTCTGACCCTCCTAAAGAAACTTCTCAGCCTACTCCAGCAGGGAAAGAAAGTCGGGAGGGACCCAAACATCCAACCGgtcctttctttcctgttttaagCAAAGATGAAAGCACTGCCCTCCAGTGGCCATCAGAACTGTTAATTTTCACGAAGGCAGAACCCTCCATTTCGTACAGTTGTAACCCTTTGTATTTTGACTTCAAGCTTTCAAGGAACAAAGATGCCAGAGCAAAAGGGATGGAAAAGCCGAAGGACATAGGAGGCTCCTCAAAGGACCATCTCCAAGGCCTTGATCCTAGTGAGCTACATAAAagccaggaggaggaagagagtgTTCAACATTCTTCAGGAGGCAGAATCGATGCACCTGCTTCAGGGGCTGCCTGTAGTGGCCTAAATAAGCAGGAGCCTGGGGGTAGCCATGGATCAGAGacagaagacacagggagaagcctTCCTAGCAAGAAAGAACGATCTGGGAAGTCCCACcgacacaaaaagaaaaagaagcacaaaAAGTCCAGCAAACATAAACGGAAACACAGGGCTGACCCAGAAGAGAAAAGCTCTAAGGCAGAATCTGGGGAGAAGTCTAAGAAGCGCAAGAAGCGAAAACGAAAAAAGAATAAGTCATCAGCCCCAGCAGATTCTGAACGGGGGCCCAAACCAGAACCCCCTGGTAGTGGTAGCCCTGCACCACCAAGAAGACGGCGGCGAGCCCAGGATGATTCCCAGCGGAGATCCCTTCCAGCTGAAGAAGGAAGCAGTGGCAAGAAGGATGAAGGTGGAGGTAGTGGGAGCGCCCAGGATCATGGTGGGAGGAAACACAGGGGTGAACCTCCCACGTCATCCTGCCAACGAAGAGCTAGCACCAAACGGAGCAGCCGATCCAGCCATCGAAGTCGACCCAGTAGTGGAGATGAGGACAGTGATGACGCGTCATCACGCCGGCTGCACCAGAAGTCTCCATCCCAGtacagtgaggaggaggaggaagaggaggaagaggaagaggaggagtcaGGCAGTGAGCATTCCCGAAGCCGCTCACGGTCTGGCCGGCACCATTCCTCTCGCCATTCCTCCCGGCGCTCTTACTCCAGTAGCTCAGATGCTTCTTCAGACCAGAGCTGCTATAGTAGACAACACAGTTACTCTGATGACAGCTACAGTGACTATAGTGACCGGTCACGAAGGCACTCCAAGCGCTCCCACGACTCTGATGACTCAGACTATGCCAGCTCCAAGCACCGGTCCAAGCGGCACAAATATTCATCTTCTGATGATGACTATAGCCTCAGTGGCAGCCAGTCCCGAAGCCGATCTCGGAGTCATACCAGAGAGCGCTCAAGATCCAGGGGCCGCAGCCGCAGCAGTAGCTGTAGTCGCAGCCGGAGCAAAAGGAGAAGCCGCAGCACCACCGCCCACAGCTGGCAGCGGAGTCGGAGCTACAGCCGGGACCGCAGCCGCAGCACCCGGAGCCCTTCACAGAGGTCAGGCTCCAGGAAGGGGTCGTGGGGGCACGAGAGCCCCGAAGAGAGGCGTTCTGGTCGTCGAGACTTCATTCGCTCTAAAATCTACCGCTCCCAGTCTCCCCACTACTTCCGATCAGGCCGGGGAGAAGGTCCtggggagaagaagaaagaagacagcAGAGGAGATGATGGTAAGGGGATAGGCCCACCCTCCCAGAGCAGCAGCGTTGGCCCAGGAAGAGGgtcagaaggtgactgcagccctgaagaCAAGAACTCTGTCACCGCCAAGCTGCTACTGGAAAAGATTCAGTCAAGGAAAGTGGAGAGGAAACCCAGTGTGAATGAGGAGGTGCTGGCCACACCTAATAAGACCGGGCTCAAGCTCAAGGACCCCCCACAAGGTTATTTTGGACCCAAGCTCCCCCCTTCTCTTGGCAACAAGCCTGTCCTCCCTCTGATAGGGAAGCTCCCAGCTACCCGAAAGCCCAACGCCAAGAAATGTGAAGAGTCTGGCTTAGAAAGGGGAGAAGAGCAAGAACAGTCGGAGACAGAAGAAGGGCCTCCAGGGAATAGTGATGCCCCATTTGGACATCAGTTCCCCTCAGAGGAAACAGCTGGCCCCTTATCAGACCCACCCCCAGAAGAGCCAAAGTCTGAAGAAGCTGCTGCTGATCATCCTGTGGCTCCGCTAGGCACCCCAGTGCACTCTGACTGCTATCCTGGGGACCCATCCATCTCCCATAACTACCTCCCTGACCCCAGTGATGGGGACACCCTTGAATCCCTGGATAGTGGCAGTCAGCCAGGCCCTGTGGAGTCCAGCTTGCTGcctatagcatcagaccttgagCCCTTCCCCGGTTACGCACCGCCCAGTGGGGAACCCAGTATTGAGTCAGTTGATGGAGCCGAGGATGCATCCCTCGCCCCCCTGGAGAGCCAGCCCATCACCTTCACTCCCGAGGAGATGGAGAAGTACAGCAAGCTCCAGCAGGCCGCACAGCAGCACATCCAGCAGCAGCTTCTGGCCAAGCAGGTGAAGGCCTTCCCCGCTTCGGCTGCCCTGGCCCCAGCCACTCCAGCCTTGCAGCCCATCCACATTCAGCAGCCGGCCACGGCCTCTGCCACGTCCATCACAACTGTGCAGCACGCCATCCTACAGCATCATGccgcagcagctgctgctgccatTGGCattcacccccaccctcacccccagccaCTAGCCCAAGTGCATCAtatcccccagccccacctgacCCCCATCTCCTTGTCCCACCTCACTCACTCCATCATCCCTGGTCATCCCGCCACCTTTCTGGCTAGCCACCCCATCCACATCATTCCCGCTTCGGCCATCCATCCCGGGCCCTTCACCTTCCACCCTGTTCCACACGCTGCCCTCTACCCTACCCTGCTGGCTCCCCGGCCTGCTGCAGCAGCTGCCACTGCCCTACACCTTCACCCACTGCTTCACCCCATCTTCTCAGGTCAGGACCTGCAGCACCCTCCCAGCCATGGCACATGA